ATGGATGGACGAGGAATTCTCAGTATGCTCGTTCTTGGAGCTGGAGCTGTTCAGATGGGAACAGCATTTGTGACGTGTCAAGAAAGTGGGGCTCACCCTCTTCACAAACAAGCGATATTAACGAGCACGGAAGAACAAACAATGATCACACCCGTATTTAGTGGGAAGTCTGCTCGTGGTATAAAAAATGATTTTATTACCGAAATGACTGAATCTAACTTACCAATGTTGCCTGGTTACCCAGTGTTAAACACGTTAACAAAAGAGATTCGTAAACAAGCAGCTGAGCAAAATCATCCTGAATGGATGTCATTGTGGTCGGGGCAAAACCCACGGTTGAGTACTTCGAAATCCGCGGAGGAAATAATTCGAGATAGCGTCTCAGAGGTAAATAACATCATCAATAGGATTTCGTAATCAAGATACATCCAGCATACTAACCATATCCAAATGAACGTGAAGAAGCCCTTCTCATACGCATGAGAAGGGCTTCTTCAATGGCTTGCATTGATAGGCCGGTCATCTGACAGCACCTTTTATTATGAAAAGATAATGACCGGCTGTATAATGAGTTTGGTCATAAATTCTGAATGAAATACCTGTTTGTTTAGAAAGATATCGGGGAAACGCAGAAGAATGAACAAGGTAATTTGAATTAGATCCAGGAAGGGTGTTTATTCATGAAAGCAGTTGTGATTAACGAATTTGGAGCACCATCAAATTTTCGTGTAGAAGAGCTCTCATCAAGAGAATTAAAAGCTGGTGAAGTGAGAATTAACGTGAAAGCAACAAGCGTTAATCCAGTGGATATGAAAATACGATCTGGTCAAGCAGAAGCGTTTGCTCCAGCATTTCCAGCCGTTCTACATGGAGATGTAGCTGGCATTGTGGAGGAAGCATATGAAGGAAGCGCGTTTAAAAAAGGTGACGAGGTATATGCTTGTGCGGGCGGGGTAAAAGGTCTCGACGGAGCACTCCGTGAACAAATGATTGTTGATCAAAAGCTTGTGGCTAAGAAACCAGCGCGTTTATCTATGAAAGAAGCTGCCGCATTGCCGCTCGTATCTATCACGGCGTGGGAAGCGCTCATTGATCGAATCAATGTAAAGCCAGGACAAAATGTTCTTATTCACGGTGCGACAGGCGGCGTTGGGCACATCGCTATTCAGATTGCTAAATCACTAGGTGCCGTCGTCTATACGACAGCTTCAACGAATGAGAAAATGAAGCTGGGTCAAGAACTCGGTGCTGATTACGCGATCAATTATAAAGAAACGTCTGTCGAAGAATATGTTAATCACTATACAGATGGAAAAGGTTTCGATGCTGTTTTTGATACAGTAGGCGGAGATAACATGGAAAAGTCATTTCAAGCAGTGAAAAATGGCGGCGACGTTGCCTGTATTGTTGGCAGTGGTGAACACGATATGACACAACTTTATGTGAAAAGTGCTTCATACCATGGTGTTTTAATGCTCGTTCCGATGTTAACGAATGAAGGAAGAGAGCATCACGGAGAAATTCTAAACCGCGTTGCGCATATGGTAGATCA
The sequence above is drawn from the Pseudalkalibacillus hwajinpoensis genome and encodes:
- a CDS encoding zinc-dependent alcohol dehydrogenase family protein; its protein translation is MKAVVINEFGAPSNFRVEELSSRELKAGEVRINVKATSVNPVDMKIRSGQAEAFAPAFPAVLHGDVAGIVEEAYEGSAFKKGDEVYACAGGVKGLDGALREQMIVDQKLVAKKPARLSMKEAAALPLVSITAWEALIDRINVKPGQNVLIHGATGGVGHIAIQIAKSLGAVVYTTASTNEKMKLGQELGADYAINYKETSVEEYVNHYTDGKGFDAVFDTVGGDNMEKSFQAVKNGGDVACIVGSGEHDMTQLYVKSASYHGVLMLVPMLTNEGREHHGEILNRVAHMVDHGILKPVLDEQCFTFTTIGDAHARLESGKTIGKVVAENDLTYS